From the genome of Candidatus Abyssobacteria bacterium SURF_5:
CCGAACAAGCGGCGCGACCGCCTCGCCGCTCAAGTTCATGAATGTCTGTGGCTTGGCCAGGAGAACCTGTTCCCCCTGGATTATGCCCGACGCTATTTTCGCCTTGAATTTCTGTCGCGTGAATGCAAGGCCTTGCCTCTGTGCAAATGTATCCACAACCAAGAAGCCGAAGTTGTGCCTGGTAAGCGCGTACGTTCGCCCCGGATTCCCCAAGCCGACAACGAGTCTCACCTCTGTTATTTCCGTTTCTCGGTCTTCTTCTCTTCCGTTTCTTCCGCTTTTTCGGCTTCCTTCGCAGGCTTGCCGCTGATCACTTCCGGCTCTTCCGCTTCAGCCGGTGCAGCTGCTACCTCAGCAGCGGGCTCGCCTCGCGGAGCGACAATGGATACTACGGCAATATCCGAATCGGTCAGTACAGTAATGCCTTCCGGGATCGACAGGTCGGATACCATAAGCGCATCGCCAAGATCAAGCGAGCTGACATCTATCTTGATGGAATCCGGAATATTTAACGGCAAACTTTCAATCTCAAGTTCCCACAGGGTGCGCTCCAGAATGCCGCCTTGCTTGACGCCCGGCGCCTCGCCCACTATTTCGAATGGAACAGAAGTCTGGATTACTTCGTCCAATGAAATATGACAGAAGTCAACGTGCGTCATCGTTCCCTTAATGGTATCTACCTGCAATTCCTTCACCACGACCGTAATCGGCTCGTCGGCTTTATCCTCGACCGACAACCTGATGATCGCATTGGCGCCGGCGTGTGTGTGAAGCGCCCGGTTCAATTCCTTCGGGTCTACCGCAACCGGGGCCGGTTGTTCGTTCCTCCCGTAGAGAATGCCTGGAACCAGTCCCCGCTTTCGATATTCCCGTGCGCCCTTCTTGCCCGTTTGCGATCTGACGCTTGCTTTTAATTCAACCATTTCCATACTAAGAATCTCCCTCTCGAAATTAAGAATATCAGACCTATTTTTCCTTTTTCAATTCGCGAGCCGGCATGCCCACAAAAATGGCATGCGGGGGGATATCATGATTTTTCGGTACTATCGCGCCGGCGCCGGTAGTCGCATTCTTACCCACTTTGACTGGAGCGACCAGCACCGTTCCACTACCGATTGAAGCTCCGCTGTCAATAAACGTCTCGCTCTTTTTCACGCCATCATAGTTTGCCGTAATCGTCCCTGCCCCAATGTTTACTCCTTCACCTACTTTCGCGTCGCCAATATAGCTCAGATGGTTTATTTTCGTGGAATCATCTATAAATGATTTCTTGATCTCGACAAAGTTGCCGATGTGGACGTTCTCGCCGATGAAAGCCTCGGGTCTCAAATGCGAGTACGGACCAATGCGGCTGTTGTCGCGGACAACACATGACGAAAGGTAAGACATGACCACGACGACATTGCGGCCGATTTCACTGTCAGTGATGTATGTCTGCGGCCCAATGACCGTGCCCGCTCCTATCGAGGTGTAACCCTCAATATATGCAAATGGATAAATGAGGACGTCGCGCTCCATCTTGACGGTATCGGAGACAAACGTCGTTTCGGGATCCATCACGGTGACCCCATCATCCAGCAACCTGTCTATTACCCGGTCATGCATGATGCGGTTGAGCCGAACGAGTTGTTTTCGGCTGTTCACTTGCATGATTTCGGTTTCATCATCCGTACAAACGGTCTCCACCTTTTTCCCGT
Proteins encoded in this window:
- a CDS encoding 50S ribosomal protein L25; its protein translation is MEMVELKASVRSQTGKKGAREYRKRGLVPGILYGRNEQPAPVAVDPKELNRALHTHAGANAIIRLSVEDKADEPITVVVKELQVDTIKGTMTHVDFCHISLDEVIQTSVPFEIVGEAPGVKQGGILERTLWELEIESLPLNIPDSIKIDVSSLDLGDALMVSDLSIPEGITVLTDSDIAVVSIVAPRGEPAAEVAAAPAEAEEPEVISGKPAKEAEKAEETEEKKTEKRK
- the glmU gene encoding UDP-N-acetylglucosamine diphosphorylase/glucosamine-1-phosphate N-acetyltransferase, translating into MKSQADPSLACIILAAGQGTRMKSEIPKVLHKISGRPMIEYIVRTVRPFNPVKLCLVVGYKEELVRRHFGESVLYVTQHEQLGTGHAVSQAKTELLGFKGDVLVLYGDVPLIKEETLQKLIEKHQKSNAGATLVTTRVSDSGGFGRIVRDRSRKIVRIVEEKDATSAQKRIREINPGIYCFKAGALLDALSKVRTSNSQKEYYLTDVIEILINDGKKVETVCTDDETEIMQVNSRKQLVRLNRIMHDRVIDRLLDDGVTVMDPETTFVSDTVKMERDVLIYPFAYIEGYTSIGAGTVIGPQTYITDSEIGRNVVVVMSYLSSCVVRDNSRIGPYSHLRPEAFIGENVHIGNFVEIKKSFIDDSTKINHLSYIGDAKVGEGVNIGAGTITANYDGVKKSETFIDSGASIGSGTVLVAPVKVGKNATTGAGAIVPKNHDIPPHAIFVGMPARELKKEK